CAGAGAAAGCTTCTTCTGAAACTTCAATATAAGCAAGCGGACGGCGGTTTCCATTAAGGAAGCTTGTCTTGAACTGCTCATTTTTCTGGGCTTTTTCACAAAGTGTTACAACCTGACCCGGTTTTATCTGGAAAGACGGAATGTTGATTTTTTTGCCATCAACACGAACGTGTCCATGAGAAACAACCTGACGAGCCATGCGGATTGAATTTGCAAAACCAATGCGGTAAACAAGGTTATCAAGGCGAGTTTCAAGACCAACGATAAGATTTTCACCAGTCTTTCCTTCTTTTCTTGAAGCGATGTCGTAATAACGGCGAAGCTGACGCTCAAGAATTCCATAGTAAGCCTTTACCTTCTGTTTTTCGCAAAGCTGTTTTCCGTATTCAGAAGTTTTCTTTGACTTCTTGAAAGCCGGATCATTTGCTCTGTTCATTGCCTTTGGGTGTCCGCAGACATTTACACCAAGTCTTCTGCATTCCTTAAAACGAGGATTTCTTCTAGTTGCCATAATTTTTACTCCTATTCACCATGGTGATTTTCTCACCAATTTT
This genomic stretch from uncultured Treponema sp. harbors:
- the rpsD gene encoding 30S ribosomal protein S4 translates to MATRRNPRFKECRRLGVNVCGHPKAMNRANDPAFKKSKKTSEYGKQLCEKQKVKAYYGILERQLRRYYDIASRKEGKTGENLIVGLETRLDNLVYRIGFANSIRMARQVVSHGHVRVDGKKINIPSFQIKPGQVVTLCEKAQKNEQFKTSFLNGNRRPLAYIEVSEEAFSGKLIMMPKREEIPVEINEQLVVEFYSK